A window of Metabacillus sp. B2-18 contains these coding sequences:
- a CDS encoding DUF3784 domain-containing protein, giving the protein MGVASLIISIPFFIFGIMLSKGKGASLLAGYNTMPDSEKAQYDEVALCKFMGNIMYGISFSILLFGLSELLENQAIFMIGLILFLSLIIFALVYSNTGDRFKKKV; this is encoded by the coding sequence TTGGGAGTAGCCAGCCTTATTATTTCAATCCCGTTCTTCATTTTTGGTATTATGCTTTCAAAAGGAAAAGGAGCATCATTACTTGCAGGTTACAATACAATGCCTGACAGTGAAAAAGCTCAATACGATGAAGTAGCTTTGTGTAAGTTTATGGGGAATATTATGTATGGAATTAGCTTTAGCATCTTATTATTTGGATTGAGTGAGCTGTTAGAAAACCAAGCTATATTTATGATTGGTCTTATTTTATTTTTATCACTTATTATTTTTGCATTGGTTTATTCCAATACCGGAGATAGGTTCAAAAAGAAAGTTTAA
- a CDS encoding DUF7834 domain-containing protein — protein MKELFILANLMYYDKFGEQQLFRFSLWLDHLLGAIRLEKQNVVKQAPMNFLKDSENNLLDVISHAFTPEEVFTFLLRCSEKVDTYTKVSIEHVKGVRGYYIERILTFYGKNNFDFKVSWMDTFVKEIENGNTV, from the coding sequence TTGAAGGAATTGTTCATTCTGGCGAATCTGATGTATTATGACAAATTCGGTGAACAGCAGTTGTTTCGTTTTTCGCTATGGCTAGATCATTTGCTTGGAGCAATTCGATTAGAAAAACAAAATGTAGTGAAGCAAGCACCGATGAATTTTTTAAAGGATAGCGAAAATAACCTGCTTGATGTGATTAGTCATGCGTTTACACCAGAAGAAGTGTTTACGTTTTTATTACGTTGTTCAGAAAAAGTCGATACTTACACGAAAGTAAGTATTGAACATGTTAAGGGTGTGCGAGGTTATTATATAGAGAGGATTTTGACCTTTTACGGTAAAAACAATTTCGATTTTAAAGTAAGCTGGATGGATACATTTGTTAAGGAGATTGAAAATGGAAATACAGTCTAA
- a CDS encoding sensor domain-containing protein, whose amino-acid sequence MDLIKYLSTLTTYEPQLRLLIDLIPEFIVLKDGKGRWLVTNKLVLNSYGFKEDFPYHGKTDLELAEILPSQRHNFMYNMETDEMAWGNGKEIQIEKSFQTPDGIARTWEVIKTPIFDKNGNRSHLVIVSREITKRKNAEDALKISETNFRFIAENMRDILITIDCKGMITYLSPSFEKVTGYSIIEYINREAFELMNYIHPNKYNAFRQVYRELLTNRTNFNKNFEFQFLKKDGQYIWLEANVNTTYNENGGFDKLVLVARDIIERKHYQTQLETYAYYDHLTNIPNRRFFMDKLSEEISRAKNSVHFLALMYLDIDHFKRINDTMGHEIGDQLLVMLTRRIQNILRNTDVLARLGGDEFAIILPDLSSTDEAKIIGERIVNKLKEPWHIKGHTFQTTSSIGIAFYLNDGTSPQSLVCNADKALYKAKVNGRAHVSFYSN is encoded by the coding sequence ATGGACCTCATTAAATACCTATCAACCCTTACAACATATGAACCGCAGCTTCGATTACTGATAGACTTAATTCCTGAGTTTATTGTGCTAAAAGATGGTAAAGGCAGATGGCTTGTCACGAATAAACTAGTGCTTAATTCCTATGGATTTAAAGAGGATTTTCCCTACCATGGAAAAACAGATTTGGAGTTAGCAGAGATTTTACCAAGTCAACGACATAACTTTATGTATAATATGGAAACAGATGAAATGGCATGGGGAAATGGAAAAGAGATCCAAATTGAAAAATCTTTCCAAACTCCTGATGGTATAGCTAGAACTTGGGAAGTAATTAAAACACCAATATTTGATAAAAACGGTAATAGAAGTCACTTAGTAATTGTTAGTAGAGAAATAACAAAACGAAAAAACGCGGAAGATGCATTGAAAATAAGTGAAACTAACTTTCGTTTTATCGCTGAAAATATGAGAGATATTCTTATAACAATTGATTGTAAAGGAATGATTACGTATTTATCCCCATCCTTTGAAAAAGTAACAGGCTACTCAATCATAGAATATATAAATCGTGAAGCCTTTGAATTAATGAATTACATCCATCCAAACAAATACAACGCTTTTAGACAGGTTTACCGAGAGTTACTAACTAACAGAACTAATTTTAATAAAAATTTTGAATTCCAATTTCTTAAAAAAGATGGCCAATATATTTGGCTTGAGGCAAATGTAAATACCACTTATAACGAAAATGGGGGCTTTGATAAATTAGTTTTAGTCGCTCGAGATATTATTGAACGTAAACATTACCAAACTCAATTAGAAACATATGCATATTATGACCATTTAACAAATATTCCAAATCGCCGTTTTTTCATGGACAAGCTATCAGAAGAAATTTCGAGAGCAAAAAACTCTGTTCATTTCTTAGCATTAATGTATTTAGATATTGATCACTTTAAAAGAATAAATGATACAATGGGTCATGAAATTGGTGATCAGTTGCTTGTCATGCTTACAAGGAGAATTCAGAACATTCTTCGAAACACAGATGTACTGGCTCGATTAGGAGGAGATGAATTTGCTATTATATTACCAGATTTATCAAGTACAGATGAAGCAAAAATAATTGGGGAGCGAATTGTCAATAAATTAAAGGAACCCTGGCATATTAAGGGGCATACTTTCCAGACAACTTCATCAATTGGAATAGCGTTCTATTTAAATGATGGAACTAGTCCTCAATCATTGGTTTGTAACGCTGATAAAGCCTTATATAAAGCAAAGGTAAATGGACGAGCGCATGTAAGTTTTTATAGTAATTGA
- a CDS encoding DUF262 domain-containing protein produces MEIQSNLVTLKSLVEKQFLFNIPIYQRLYVWQEGQVKTLLEDIEAAFNDEKELFYLGGVLVVENSCVSTQQRKVYDLIDGQQRFTTLWMISIVFAGALKSFIENEEENRINFAIREVINEKFQLLINGTKNVDITANIDDALALIRRFHSEFEGVKPGNAAKIAKFIYEKVQLVFTEVPEQTDLNKLFEVINNRGIQLQHHEILKARFLDKLQAKDRMKYSNLWDACANMNQYIEKNIKDLTHIKTTPLFDQEAAKVGEEQLADATKVLAAIDENEEENNESMTLLDILESEDVRASFNDEEKHDEDEYDSEDVRSIMTFPMLLQHTLRIYLAKKKQNDIPKISDKEILIIFSENFLTKSVKDEDIKEFIELLWKVRYYFDKHVIKWVGPKDHEIHSIRRTYKNANKNGRNIYYSLQRGEPTARGEALLQSVLYHSQQITTHYWLTPYLHYLIENNGKDSYTYLKHLDNHLLCAVKDDETLIERTRHFLEKHDYKTTLSTKILHEELGTEFPHYWFYKLEYVLWEKYANKGNKWREFKVTAKNSVEHISPQNQKMTDTNTVSQEQLNKFGNLALVSRSVNSEYSNLPFNEKRQRFINNNREKLDSLKMALIYENESWNDELAKEHQVEMIRVLEEYLGIL; encoded by the coding sequence ATGGAAATACAGTCTAATTTAGTCACATTAAAGAGTTTAGTAGAAAAACAATTTCTTTTTAATATCCCGATTTATCAGAGATTATATGTTTGGCAAGAAGGACAAGTGAAGACGTTATTAGAAGATATAGAAGCTGCTTTTAATGACGAAAAAGAGCTATTTTACTTAGGTGGTGTTCTCGTTGTTGAAAATTCATGCGTTTCTACCCAACAAAGAAAGGTATATGATTTAATCGATGGGCAGCAACGATTTACAACACTTTGGATGATTTCGATCGTATTTGCTGGTGCTCTAAAATCGTTTATTGAAAATGAGGAAGAGAATCGAATAAACTTTGCGATTCGTGAGGTAATCAATGAGAAATTTCAGTTATTAATTAACGGAACTAAAAACGTAGATATAACGGCCAATATTGATGACGCACTAGCATTAATTAGACGATTTCACTCTGAATTTGAGGGGGTTAAACCTGGGAATGCAGCCAAGATAGCTAAGTTTATATATGAGAAGGTTCAATTGGTTTTTACCGAGGTACCAGAGCAAACCGATTTAAATAAATTGTTTGAAGTGATTAACAACCGTGGCATTCAATTGCAGCATCATGAAATTTTGAAAGCTAGATTTCTAGATAAACTTCAGGCAAAAGACCGCATGAAGTACAGCAACTTATGGGATGCTTGCGCAAATATGAATCAATATATTGAGAAAAATATTAAAGATCTAACTCATATCAAAACGACTCCTTTATTTGACCAGGAAGCTGCCAAGGTTGGCGAGGAACAATTGGCTGATGCGACCAAAGTGTTAGCAGCAATCGACGAGAATGAGGAAGAAAACAACGAGTCTATGACTTTGTTAGATATATTAGAGTCTGAGGATGTTCGTGCTAGCTTTAATGATGAGGAGAAACATGATGAAGACGAATATGATAGTGAAGACGTAAGGAGCATTATGACGTTTCCCATGCTTCTGCAGCATACATTACGAATATATTTAGCAAAGAAAAAGCAAAATGATATCCCGAAAATTTCGGATAAAGAAATATTGATAATCTTTTCGGAGAACTTTTTAACAAAATCAGTTAAAGATGAAGATATTAAGGAATTTATCGAGCTATTGTGGAAAGTTCGCTATTATTTTGATAAACATGTGATTAAATGGGTTGGCCCTAAGGATCATGAAATCCATTCAATTCGAAGAACATATAAAAATGCTAATAAAAATGGAAGAAATATTTATTACTCATTGCAAAGAGGAGAACCAACAGCTCGGGGAGAGGCTCTTTTGCAAAGCGTGTTATATCACTCCCAACAAATTACTACACACTATTGGTTAACTCCTTATTTACATTATTTAATAGAGAACAACGGGAAGGATAGCTATACATATTTAAAGCACCTAGACAATCACTTGCTATGTGCGGTTAAAGATGACGAAACCTTAATCGAGCGAACTAGACATTTTCTAGAAAAACATGATTATAAAACAACACTAAGTACAAAGATTTTACACGAGGAGCTTGGAACAGAATTTCCTCATTACTGGTTTTACAAGCTGGAGTATGTTCTTTGGGAGAAATACGCAAACAAGGGAAACAAGTGGAGAGAATTTAAAGTAACAGCCAAAAACTCTGTGGAACATATTTCCCCACAAAATCAGAAAATGACCGATACAAACACAGTATCTCAAGAGCAATTAAACAAATTCGGAAACCTTGCCTTAGTTTCCAGAAGTGTTAATTCAGAATATAGTAATTTACCGTTTAACGAAAAACGTCAACGGTTTATTAATAATAATCGAGAAAAGCTAGATTCATTGAAGATGGCTTTAATTTATGAAAATGAGAGTTGGAATGATGAATTGGCGAAGGAACATCAGGTGGAGATGATTCGGGTGTTGGAGGAGTATTTGGGGATTTTGTAG
- a CDS encoding HAD family hydrolase, producing the protein MNTYIFDVDDTLYDQAQSFHKTVRQLFQVALSDEEIDQLYKASRKYSEILFDKSEAGEISQFEWQTGRIISACNDFNIPIDTEKAAIFHETYVAEQNNITLFPEVEELLNLLYKDENQLGILTNGEEKHQAMKIEQLGLDRWIPAEKTFISGSIGHAKPKREVFEFIEQKMDLDQAKTVYIGDNYEKDIIGAKQAGWQAIWMNHRKKDIPANAAYKPDEEVHSAKELLDFFVKKY; encoded by the coding sequence ATGAATACATATATTTTTGACGTCGATGATACACTTTACGACCAAGCACAATCTTTTCATAAAACGGTAAGGCAGCTGTTTCAAGTAGCTTTATCAGATGAGGAAATTGACCAATTATATAAAGCTAGTCGAAAGTATAGTGAGATCTTATTTGATAAAAGTGAAGCTGGTGAAATATCTCAATTTGAATGGCAAACCGGCCGAATAATTTCTGCTTGTAATGACTTTAATATTCCGATTGATACGGAAAAGGCGGCTATTTTTCATGAAACATACGTAGCTGAACAAAACAATATTACATTGTTTCCGGAAGTGGAGGAGCTACTGAATCTTCTTTACAAAGATGAGAATCAACTTGGGATTCTTACAAATGGTGAAGAAAAACATCAAGCCATGAAAATAGAGCAGCTCGGTCTTGACCGTTGGATTCCTGCAGAAAAGACGTTTATTTCTGGAAGTATTGGCCATGCAAAACCGAAAAGAGAAGTGTTTGAATTTATTGAACAGAAAATGGATCTTGATCAAGCCAAAACGGTTTATATCGGGGACAATTATGAAAAGGATATAATTGGAGCAAAGCAAGCAGGCTGGCAGGCAATCTGGATGAATCATCGTAAGAAAGATATACCTGCTAATGCTGCCTATAAACCGGATGAAGAAGTACATAGTGCCAAGGAGCTATTAGATTTCTTTGTGAAAAAATATTAA
- a CDS encoding putative holin-like toxin, which produces MRMLTVFQTLMLMMAFAGLVLSIISFRDKK; this is translated from the coding sequence ATGCGTATGTTGACAGTATTTCAAACGTTAATGCTTATGATGGCATTTGCAGGTTTGGTGTTGTCCATCATATCTTTTAGAGACAAAAAATAA
- a CDS encoding DUF262 domain-containing protein, protein MTYATTSKMNDVKVEVGTFEQFFKEKAVYPIAIDTYQRPYVWNVNKVKELLNDLLEHLETQPNVPYYMGSILLHKNDEKEKLFIIDGQQRMTTLSILYYLLHRRLIEGKIAMEFNSPESIKNIKNIQRFFHHDENKAWKEKVSLLFPNIQFTFITTPSEDLAFTFFDTQNDRGVKLEPTDLLKAYHLRAINNITIQERCAKDWENIQNIKPILHKKGDFTLELFTKYLSRARTWRGQKQISLVNDEDMLTEFMRNTKQNDDDTTIELFPNFHNTYGAKLYVKDNGDYEVQVNENSHDASSLPFTLRQPISKGLGYFLFSKRYAEVITLLFTDQNVTSKEIKRFRDFYDNVWKHLSV, encoded by the coding sequence ATGACATACGCCACAACCAGTAAAATGAATGATGTAAAAGTAGAGGTTGGTACGTTCGAGCAATTTTTTAAAGAAAAGGCAGTTTATCCAATCGCAATCGATACCTATCAACGACCATATGTATGGAATGTGAATAAGGTAAAAGAGCTGTTGAATGACTTACTAGAACACCTCGAAACACAGCCTAATGTTCCTTATTATATGGGAAGCATCTTGTTACATAAAAATGATGAAAAAGAAAAGCTGTTCATTATCGATGGTCAGCAGCGTATGACTACGTTAAGTATTCTGTATTATCTATTACATAGAAGATTAATAGAAGGCAAAATTGCGATGGAATTTAACTCACCAGAATCCATCAAAAATATTAAAAACATTCAAAGGTTCTTTCACCATGATGAGAATAAAGCATGGAAAGAAAAGGTTTCTTTATTGTTTCCTAATATCCAATTCACATTTATCACAACTCCTTCAGAGGATTTGGCTTTTACCTTTTTTGATACGCAAAATGATCGAGGAGTAAAGCTGGAGCCTACTGATTTACTAAAGGCTTATCATCTTAGAGCAATAAATAATATAACCATCCAGGAGCGTTGTGCGAAGGATTGGGAAAACATCCAAAACATCAAGCCGATTCTTCATAAAAAAGGAGATTTTACGTTAGAATTATTTACAAAATATCTTTCTCGTGCTCGTACTTGGCGTGGACAAAAACAAATCAGTCTAGTAAATGATGAGGACATGTTAACCGAATTTATGCGAAACACGAAACAAAATGATGATGACACAACAATCGAATTGTTTCCTAATTTTCACAATACCTATGGAGCTAAACTTTATGTAAAAGATAACGGAGACTATGAAGTACAAGTGAATGAAAATAGCCACGATGCTAGCTCTCTTCCTTTTACATTAAGACAACCGATTAGTAAGGGACTGGGTTATTTTCTTTTTTCGAAAAGATACGCAGAAGTGATTACCTTACTTTTTACAGATCAAAATGTTACTAGTAAGGAAATAAAGAGGTTTAGAGATTTTTATGATAATGTCTGGAAACATTTATCCGTTTAG
- a CDS encoding macro domain-containing protein — protein sequence MPLEIVRNNLTNMKVDAIVNAANTDLKMGGGVCGAIFQAAGVHELRHACNEIGACSVGEAVITDGFQLPAKYIIHTPGPIWKGGSHQEAALLKSSYEHSLELAKKYECESVAFPLISTGIYGYPKEDALQIAVSTISTFLLYHDMLVYLVVFDKASFGLSQKLFKSINEYIDEHYVEEIESTFSRRFNMEAIPEELYEKQSEPILENSLADLIEDLDESFSERLLRLIDERGMTDVETYKRANIDRRLFSKIRNASEYLPKKKTAIAFAIALQLNEVETNDLLSAAGYTLSRSSKFDVIVEFFIQQNNYDIHEINEALFAFDQPLLGA from the coding sequence ATGCCATTAGAAATTGTACGTAATAACCTTACCAATATGAAGGTAGATGCGATTGTAAATGCTGCAAATACAGATTTGAAAATGGGTGGAGGTGTTTGTGGAGCTATTTTTCAAGCTGCTGGTGTTCATGAGTTGAGGCATGCATGTAATGAAATAGGAGCCTGTTCTGTTGGAGAAGCTGTCATCACTGATGGATTTCAGTTACCTGCTAAATATATTATTCATACACCAGGACCTATTTGGAAGGGTGGCTCCCATCAAGAAGCAGCTCTGTTGAAAAGCTCGTATGAACATTCTTTAGAGCTAGCAAAAAAATACGAATGTGAGTCAGTTGCTTTTCCACTCATCTCAACTGGGATTTACGGCTACCCAAAAGAAGATGCATTACAAATTGCCGTTTCTACCATTAGTACCTTTTTACTGTATCATGACATGCTGGTATATCTAGTAGTCTTTGATAAAGCATCATTTGGTTTAAGTCAGAAGCTGTTTAAATCGATCAATGAATATATTGATGAGCATTATGTTGAGGAAATAGAGAGCACGTTTAGCCGCCGATTTAATATGGAGGCTATACCAGAAGAGCTTTATGAAAAACAAAGCGAGCCCATCTTAGAAAATAGTTTAGCAGATCTAATAGAAGATCTTGATGAGTCATTTTCAGAACGTCTGCTGCGCTTAATTGATGAAAGAGGAATGACTGATGTTGAGACTTATAAAAGAGCAAATATTGATCGTCGCTTGTTTTCAAAAATACGTAATGCATCGGAATATTTACCTAAAAAGAAAACAGCGATAGCCTTTGCTATAGCATTACAACTTAATGAAGTCGAAACAAACGATCTGCTGTCAGCAGCAGGATATACATTGTCACGCAGTAGTAAATTTGATGTGATTGTTGAATTCTTTATCCAGCAAAACAACTATGATATTCACGAAATTAATGAAGCCTTATTTGCTTTTGATCAGCCTTTATTAGGTGCTTAA
- a CDS encoding vWA domain-containing protein produces the protein MKKNITEIVFILDKSGSMAGLESDTIGGFNSMLSKQKKAEGEAFVTTALFNHQYELLHDRINVKGISPLSEEDYEVGGTTALLDAIGMSIQKIVNVQKHTSEEERADKVLFVITTDGMENSSREYTPDKIKNMISLQKEKYGWDFIFLGANIDAISTAAKFGIEEDFAVDYHADNIGTQLNYESVSEAVVKLRSGKKIDRSWKEDIERDYHKRSRN, from the coding sequence ATGAAAAAGAATATAACAGAAATCGTATTTATCTTAGACAAAAGTGGTTCAATGGCAGGACTTGAATCAGACACAATTGGTGGCTTTAATTCAATGCTAAGCAAGCAAAAAAAAGCTGAAGGAGAAGCTTTCGTCACAACAGCTCTATTCAACCATCAATATGAACTTTTACACGATCGAATCAATGTAAAAGGTATATCTCCATTATCTGAAGAGGATTATGAGGTAGGAGGAACTACTGCATTATTAGATGCAATCGGGATGTCTATCCAAAAAATCGTAAATGTACAAAAACACACAAGTGAAGAAGAACGAGCGGACAAGGTGCTATTCGTCATCACAACAGATGGAATGGAAAATAGCAGTCGTGAATATACTCCTGACAAAATAAAGAACATGATATCACTCCAAAAAGAGAAATATGGATGGGACTTCATCTTCCTAGGTGCGAATATTGATGCCATTTCAACTGCTGCAAAATTTGGTATAGAAGAGGACTTTGCCGTTGACTATCACGCAGACAACATTGGAACACAATTAAATTATGAATCTGTCAGCGAGGCCGTAGTAAAGCTGCGAAGTGGGAAGAAAATTGATCGAAGCTGGAAAGAAGATATTGAACGTGATTATCATAAAAGATCAAGAAATTAA